From a single Rutidosis leptorrhynchoides isolate AG116_Rl617_1_P2 chromosome 5, CSIRO_AGI_Rlap_v1, whole genome shotgun sequence genomic region:
- the LOC139849193 gene encoding putative F-box protein At1g67623, whose product MVEVTQANILETLPQDMLVEIFSRVGQDSSEQFFILKLVCKRFLKLSDDPLVCKRMSLDRRDLVPWRNPKMDYIIRRCLLFGNPNAIFRRDLINYFDKSYTELRLRLLEEAVNSQIIEAVYVYGLIMFVSQQIETKHVRLQVLNTTLH is encoded by the coding sequence ATGGTAGAAGTTACTCAAGCGAACATTCTCGAAACTCTTCCACAAGATATGCTTGTGGAAATTTTTTCTCGAGTTGGTCAGGATTCATCCGAGCAGTTTTTCATACTCAAGTTGGTTTGCAAAAGATTTTTGAAGCTTTCCGATGATCCTTTGGTTTGTAAAAGGATGTCCTTAGATAGGCGGGATCTCGTACCTTGGAGAAACCCTAAGATGGATTATATTATCCGACGTTGTCTTTTGTTTGGAAACCCTAATGCGATTTTTCGCAGGGATTTgataaattattttgataaatcttACACCGAGTTAAGGCTTCGTCTTTTAGAAGAAGCTGTGAACAGCCAAATTATAGAGgcagtttatgtttatggtttgatCATGTTTGTCTCTCAACAAATAGAAACAAAGCATGTTCGATTACAAGTTTTGAATACAACATTACACTAG